The Pseudanabaena yagii GIHE-NHR1 genome segment TGTCTAATGCCAAATCATTATCAGTGAATATGCAGGTTTAAGGCAAGGCACTTTACCACAATTAGGATTCATTCGCTCTCTGCTTAATTCGGAACTAGAATATCAATCCTTTTTGGAAGGAGATACACTACTCCATTCACCTCAAGTTCAGGCTTTGATGATAGACGAGTAGGTATTGTAAGAGATGAAAATCTCCGACTTTTTGGGTGATTTTAAAGGTTATCTGTGATATTCGAGAAAAAGTCGGAGATCTGGACTTGGGTTAGAGGATGAAGATCTCCGACTTTTTGGGTAACTTTAAAGGTTGCCTGCGATATTCAAGAAAAAGTCGGAGATCTGGGCTTGGTTTAAAGGATAAAGATCTCCGACATTCCGCTCTTATTTGGTTTTAGCCTCTGTGATTGCCATAAGCGACTTCTAGATCTCATTAATCAATTGTAGCAACGCATCAGTCGAAACCTTGCCACTCATATCTGTACCTTCCAATAGGCTATCGGCAAGATCTCGCTTATGGTGATGCAGATCGACGATTTTCTCCTCGATCGTTCCCTTAGCCACAAGACGATAAATTGTGACAGGGCGCTTTTGTCCGATGCGATGGGCGCGATCGCTTGCTTGATCTTCCACCGCAGGATTCCACCAAGGGTCCATATGGATCACATAATCGGCAGCCGTGAGATTTAGCCCTGTACCTCCAGCCTTGAGACTGATCAGGAAGACATCACCTTCACCTGCTTGGAATGCTTCCACACGCTTTTTGCGATCTTTGGCGGGAGTACTGCCATCGAGGTATTGATAGCTAATTTTTTGGGAATCGAGATAATCGCGGATGATATGCAGATGATCGACAAATTGACTGAAGACTAGCGCCTTATGTTTGTTATCTAGCAATTCGCTAACGACTTCACCAAAAAGTTGCAATTTAGAACTGGGTAAGGGAATATCGGGGCGTACTAGTTTGGTATTGCAGCAAGCGCGACGCAATTTCATGATTTCTGCGAGAACCTGTAAATGCTTTTGTCCTGCGTTGGCTGGGGTATCGGCAAGTTTAGCGATCGCCTCACGACGTAGCGCTTCATAAAAGGCAAGTTCTTCTTTGCTGAGTTCCACTTGTAATGTAACCTCAGTGCGCGATGGCAACTCTTGCAATACTTGGTTCTTCGTACGACGGAGAATAAAGGGCTGAATCAGCTTTTTCAATTGATTACGCGCTTCTCGATCCTGCGATCGCTCGATCGGGTTGGCATAGTTAGTATTGAAATTATCAAGGGAGCCAAGTAGTCCGGGGTTAATAAAGCGGAACAGATTCCAGAGTTCGCCAAGATGGTTTTCAATGGGTGTACCTGTGGTGATTAACTTGAAGCCACTTTGCAAATTCATCGCCGCTTGCGATCGCTTAGTTGCTGTATTTTTAATTGCCTGTGCTTCATCGAGAACAACGGTTTGCCATTCTACTTTTGCCAGCATTTCACCGACTTCCTCTTGCTGCATCAAGCCATAGCTACAGATCACCATGTCAAAGGGTTGGAGATTATCAAGCACCTTTTGGCGATCTCCTGTACCAAATACAATCACATTCAGAGTTGGCGCAAATTTGGCAGCTTCAGAGATCCAGTTCATACAGACGGAAGTAGGTGCAACAATCAGAGTGGCTCCATGCGGGGCGCGGGTGAGGATTAGCGCTAAAGATTGTAGGGTTTTGCCTAAGCCCATATCATCAGCAAGGCAAGCCCCCACACCCCAATGGGCTAATCTCGCTAACCATTGAAAACCTTCGATCTGATAATCGCGGAGATCGGCTTGGAGTGTTGATGGCAACTGCGGCTCAAAGTTCCTCATTTCCTTGATTCTCTTAACATGGGCTTTCCAATGCTTATCGACTTTGAGATCATCAATTTCATCAACAAAATCTTCAAGGGCTAAAGCGGCTAAGGGATGGAATCTTGTGCCTTTGCCATGCTTCTCCGATAGGCGACGGAATTCATCTAAGCGTTTGCGGAACTGTTGGGTTAAGGCGATAAACTGACCATCACCAATGGGAATGAAGCGGCTAGGCGTTTTGTCCAGCAATTCCAATAGTCGCTGCATATCAATAACTTGGTCATCACCGAGGCGTAACTCGCCTTCGGCAGCAAACCAATCACGGCTTTGATTGATCGACATGCGGAAATCGCCAAAACCAGCACGATGACTGATTCGCATCTTTTCGCCTTCTGGCCATTCCAAAACAATGCGATCGCCTAAGGCTTGCAATTCTAGCAGGAGTTCTAAGCAAAACTCAGGATCATCAATGACCCATTCACTTTCTTCTTCTTCAAAGTTGCTGAGGGTGGGACAGGCAGCGATCGCTTCATTGGCAAGTTTTTTCTCTTCTTTTAAATTCCTTGTCGCTTGTAAACGTTTACCATCGATTTCGGCAAGTACGGTCGCACCACCAGTCCCCGGACGATAATAAGAGCCAGCATTAGCAAAGGGACGCGCTAGTATGGCAATCTTTAGCCCATCGCCTGATGGCAAAATATGCACATGGGGCTTGCTGTCCGATGGAACTTCCTCAGCATCACTCACACCACCACCAATATCAGAATGCACCGTCACAATCGAAGAGATCGAATGAATTGCTTCTAAAACTTTATCTTTTGCGGCAACAGGAATTTCGAGACGATTTTTGCGCCCAATAATTTCGGTGATGCGACGGTGGGATTCATTCACCTGTGTAACTTTGAGGCGGGTAGGGCTTTCCTTGGTGACGACAAAACTCTGACCATCCTTTAACTCTGGCGAAAACTCTAAAAATAGGCGATCGCCTTTTCCCGCCTTGACCAATAGTTCTGGTTCACCCTTAACAATATCCACACGAGTTGTAGGCGAGTCTTCCCAAAACACAAGTGGATGTCCAATTAAAGCGCAGATTGTCTCTTCATCAAATTCATATTGCGACTGTCCATAATAGCCATAGGAGGAATAGGCTTGGATATGGGAACA includes the following:
- a CDS encoding DEAD/DEAH box helicase, translated to MPDFQVDSAKLYETLTSLYHKLSALEQQIIRTCAIAYEPLNRTVILDCLIYLGVKDKDKPLSPIALKGYIDRFLKLNLLNQDRSQGVQCNSLLVDIAVRDAIQKGKFEAIVEVIEAKIPVPSYGKMGSRTFRSESQFIREVRIGIYRQDVDFVAKQFDDFYRFGYSQQKITLDTILFQICNNPFDPDWFQTLDSTFYEVGLSTILSNGMLKLKNTDQALALLQRSFQENSDRCTDPLLLVLIEQSLLRADLKTTQAAYDRLSSDYKEAGNALLSWLHFLKGDRALAIAQFRLSLKSIRKATGKRQIYFSGEPGLFFILALIQEGTAESMREAEGYAALMVKQTHHWLQTTYSRLQRVLKFQLGDIPQKDLLSNEYLHDHTQSHCLEVFFSALCLYWVNPEKARVDLSRVLQPLLKQSVTAGYHWLSMETAELLGELSPNSIHQKHAQKLRQETQIPTIVNLIRPRETWELSLNALLNLTKSPQETSKAANNSPQRLVWLISFVKGGYSVQPKEQKINAKGVWSTGRNIALKRLKENSHEFPYLTPQDIIACSHIQAYSSYGYYGQSQYEFDEETICALIGHPLVFWEDSPTTRVDIVKGEPELLVKAGKGDRLFLEFSPELKDGQSFVVTKESPTRLKVTQVNESHRRITEIIGRKNRLEIPVAAKDKVLEAIHSISSIVTVHSDIGGGVSDAEEVPSDSKPHVHILPSGDGLKIAILARPFANAGSYYRPGTGGATVLAEIDGKRLQATRNLKEEKKLANEAIAACPTLSNFEEEESEWVIDDPEFCLELLLELQALGDRIVLEWPEGEKMRISHRAGFGDFRMSINQSRDWFAAEGELRLGDDQVIDMQRLLELLDKTPSRFIPIGDGQFIALTQQFRKRLDEFRRLSEKHGKGTRFHPLAALALEDFVDEIDDLKVDKHWKAHVKRIKEMRNFEPQLPSTLQADLRDYQIEGFQWLARLAHWGVGACLADDMGLGKTLQSLALILTRAPHGATLIVAPTSVCMNWISEAAKFAPTLNVIVFGTGDRQKVLDNLQPFDMVICSYGLMQQEEVGEMLAKVEWQTVVLDEAQAIKNTATKRSQAAMNLQSGFKLITTGTPIENHLGELWNLFRFINPGLLGSLDNFNTNYANPIERSQDREARNQLKKLIQPFILRRTKNQVLQELPSRTEVTLQVELSKEELAFYEALRREAIAKLADTPANAGQKHLQVLAEIMKLRRACCNTKLVRPDIPLPSSKLQLFGEVVSELLDNKHKALVFSQFVDHLHIIRDYLDSQKISYQYLDGSTPAKDRKKRVEAFQAGEGDVFLISLKAGGTGLNLTAADYVIHMDPWWNPAVEDQASDRAHRIGQKRPVTIYRLVAKGTIEEKIVDLHHHKRDLADSLLEGTDMSGKVSTDALLQLINEI